One Brachybacterium aquaticum genomic region harbors:
- a CDS encoding YjiH family protein, giving the protein MTTPTPVPGDQPFARSAHARAESVICADGTERSIPPRRWRFFLYSALGIVMFFVSVEIGGKSTILVDHALTLVRWVLGPAVPWVVVALVVLGTVRPFVTGSWRSSRLRTAFAFANILGLVVAVCAALGYYPGPLANPDIGPFLWERLGIPVGLIVPVGAVFLALLINYGLMEFIGVLVQPIMRPVWKVPGRAAVDAVASFVGSYSLALLITDRVYREGRYTGKEAAIIATGFSTVSATFMVIVADTLALMEHWTLYFFLTFAITFAVTAITVRIPPLRGIPDEPYEGVQHLPEPVSSGNRIRQAWDEAMRALAIAPGIVRGSWDTFKNGVLMASAIVPSILSVGLAGLLLATYTPVFDVLGWVFVPFAWLVQLPDPALAGKAFAVGIAEMFLPATIVSGHESEVLRFTVGVTAVSQIVFFSALVPSVLATKIPVNVGQLVLLWFERVVLTILIAAPLGHLLL; this is encoded by the coding sequence ATGACGACGCCCACGCCCGTTCCCGGGGACCAGCCCTTTGCCCGCTCCGCCCACGCTCGCGCCGAGTCCGTGATCTGCGCCGACGGCACCGAGCGGAGCATCCCGCCGCGCCGTTGGCGCTTCTTCCTCTACAGCGCACTCGGCATCGTGATGTTCTTCGTGAGCGTGGAGATCGGCGGGAAGTCCACGATCCTCGTCGACCATGCCCTGACGCTCGTGCGCTGGGTGCTCGGCCCCGCCGTGCCCTGGGTGGTGGTCGCCCTCGTGGTGCTCGGGACCGTGCGCCCCTTCGTCACCGGCTCCTGGCGCAGCTCCCGGCTGCGCACCGCCTTCGCCTTCGCGAACATCCTCGGCCTGGTCGTGGCGGTCTGCGCGGCGCTCGGCTATTACCCCGGCCCCCTCGCCAACCCCGACATCGGCCCGTTCCTCTGGGAGCGGCTCGGCATCCCGGTGGGGCTCATCGTCCCCGTCGGTGCCGTGTTCCTCGCCCTGTTGATCAACTACGGGCTGATGGAGTTCATCGGCGTGCTGGTCCAGCCGATTATGCGCCCGGTGTGGAAGGTGCCCGGCCGTGCCGCGGTCGACGCCGTCGCCTCCTTCGTCGGCTCCTACTCCCTCGCCCTGCTGATCACCGACCGCGTCTACCGTGAGGGCCGGTACACCGGCAAGGAGGCCGCGATCATCGCGACCGGCTTCTCCACCGTGTCCGCGACCTTCATGGTGATCGTCGCGGACACCCTCGCGCTGATGGAGCACTGGACGCTCTACTTCTTCCTCACCTTCGCGATCACCTTCGCCGTCACCGCGATCACTGTGCGCATCCCTCCGCTGCGGGGCATCCCCGACGAGCCCTACGAGGGCGTGCAGCACCTGCCCGAGCCCGTCTCCAGCGGCAACCGGATCCGCCAGGCCTGGGACGAGGCGATGCGCGCCCTGGCCATCGCGCCGGGCATCGTGCGCGGCAGCTGGGACACCTTCAAGAACGGTGTCCTCATGGCCTCCGCGATCGTCCCCTCGATCCTGTCCGTCGGACTCGCCGGCCTGCTGCTGGCGACCTACACCCCCGTGTTCGACGTGCTCGGCTGGGTGTTCGTGCCCTTCGCCTGGTTGGTGCAGCTGCCGGACCCGGCCCTGGCGGGGAAGGCTTTCGCCGTCGGCATCGCCGAGATGTTCCTGCCCGCCACGATCGTCTCCGGGCACGAGTCCGAGGTGCTGCGCTTCACCGTGGGCGTCACGGCCGTCTCCCAGATCGTGTTCTTCTCGGCGCTGGTGCCCTCCGTGCTGGCCACCAAGATCCCGGTGAATGTCGGCCAGCTCGTCCTGCTGTGGTTCGAGCGCGTGGTGCTGACGATCCTCATCGCCGCTCCGCTCGGGCATCTGCTGCTCTAG
- a CDS encoding amidohydrolase family protein, translated as MTAPTSMLLTGISELWTLDPALDDPAAPGGVAEGQVLREAALVIQDGKVAWTGPAAEAPAADAREDLGGRAVLPGWVDSHSHLVFDGDRAAEFEARMAGQAYAAGGIGVTTSATREASDERLRALVRGRLAEAAAGGTTTMETKTGYGLTVADEARAARLLADLAADGEIDELTFLGAHLVPGEFEGRAEEYVDLVCGEMLEAVAPHVRWIDVFCEEGAFDPEQSARVLRAGAEAGLGLRVHGNQLGRSGGVALAAELGAASVDHLNHLDSSDVETLAATASRPVAPEGGVAPEGAGPSADGGAADGHSSGRLTVDQGPTVATVLPACDLSTRAPLAPARELLDAGAVLAIASNCNPGTSYTSAMGFCVATAVLQMRLSLAEALRAATRGGALALRRTDVGHLGIGARADLHVLDAPAAIHLAYRPGMPLTHQVLRAGVRVH; from the coding sequence ATGACCGCCCCGACCTCGATGCTGCTGACCGGCATCTCCGAGCTGTGGACCCTGGACCCGGCCCTCGACGACCCCGCCGCGCCCGGCGGCGTCGCCGAGGGACAGGTCCTGCGGGAGGCGGCGCTGGTGATCCAGGACGGGAAGGTCGCCTGGACCGGCCCGGCGGCGGAGGCCCCGGCCGCCGACGCCCGCGAGGACCTCGGCGGCCGGGCCGTGCTTCCCGGCTGGGTCGACTCCCACTCCCACCTGGTCTTCGACGGCGATCGCGCCGCCGAGTTCGAGGCGCGGATGGCGGGGCAGGCCTATGCCGCAGGCGGCATCGGCGTGACCACCTCGGCGACCCGGGAGGCGTCCGACGAGCGCCTGCGCGCCCTCGTGCGCGGCCGCCTCGCCGAAGCCGCCGCCGGCGGCACCACCACCATGGAGACCAAGACCGGCTACGGCCTCACGGTCGCCGACGAGGCCCGGGCCGCGCGTCTGCTCGCTGACCTCGCGGCCGACGGGGAGATCGACGAGCTCACCTTCCTCGGCGCGCACCTGGTGCCCGGTGAGTTCGAGGGCCGGGCCGAGGAGTACGTGGACCTGGTCTGCGGGGAGATGCTCGAGGCCGTCGCCCCGCACGTGCGCTGGATCGACGTGTTCTGCGAGGAGGGCGCCTTCGACCCGGAGCAGTCCGCGAGGGTGCTGCGCGCCGGGGCGGAGGCCGGGCTCGGCCTGCGCGTCCACGGCAACCAGCTGGGCCGCAGCGGCGGCGTCGCGCTCGCCGCCGAGCTCGGCGCCGCCAGCGTCGACCACCTCAACCACCTCGACTCCTCCGACGTCGAGACCCTCGCCGCCACCGCCTCGCGGCCGGTCGCGCCGGAGGGAGGGGTCGCGCCTGAGGGCGCGGGGCCGTCGGCCGACGGGGGAGCGGCCGACGGTCACTCGTCCGGCCGGCTCACCGTGGACCAGGGGCCGACGGTCGCGACCGTCCTGCCCGCCTGCGACCTCTCCACCCGCGCACCGCTCGCCCCCGCGCGGGAGCTGCTGGACGCCGGCGCGGTCCTCGCGATCGCCAGCAACTGCAACCCCGGCACCAGCTACACCAGCGCCATGGGCTTCTGCGTCGCCACCGCCGTGCTCCAGATGCGCCTCAGCCTCGCCGAGGCGCTGCGCGCCGCGACCCGCGGCGGGGCGCTCGCCCTGCGCCGCACCGACGTCGGCCACCTCGGGATCGGCGCCCGCGCCGACCTGCACGTGCTCGATGCCCCCGCCGCCATCCATCTCGCCTACCGCCCCGGCATGCCGCTCACCCACCAGGTGCTGCGCGCCGGGGTGCGCGTCCACTGA
- the hutH gene encoding histidine ammonia-lyase, whose amino-acid sequence MTATAAPSTPAQAAPVVLNSSGITAADVLAVARHGARVDLSPEARENVAAVRRHIEELAASSTPVYGVSTGFGALADTSIKPSMRHALQRSLIRSHAAGAGPEVETEVVRALMLLRARTLASGRTGVRPVVVETMLALLNAHITPIVHEYGSLGCSGDLAPLSHCAIVLMGEGRARDRDGVERPVPELLEEAGIEPVLLEEKEGLALINGTDGMLGMLLMALADLDELVRTADLTTALSVQGLRGRDTVFRPELHAPLRPHPGQEASAANILALLEGSPIVADVASEGSRVQDAYSLRCAPQVAGGVRDTIEHARTVALRELDSAIDNPVVLEDGTVTSNGNFHGAPVAYVLDFLAVVSADLASIAERRTDRMLDKSRSHGLPPFLADDPGVDSGFMIAQYTQAGLVSETKRLAVPASVDSIPSSAMQEDHVSMGWHAARKLRTSVENLRRVLAIELLTAARAIDLRAPLVPSAACAAAIAVLREDVEGPGPDRFLAPDIAAAEARLLDGSVLAAASEVVGPLR is encoded by the coding sequence ATGACCGCCACCGCAGCCCCCTCCACCCCCGCTCAGGCCGCCCCCGTCGTCCTGAACTCCTCCGGGATCACCGCCGCCGACGTCCTCGCCGTCGCCCGCCACGGCGCCCGCGTCGACCTCTCCCCGGAGGCGCGCGAGAACGTCGCCGCCGTGCGCCGCCACATCGAGGAGCTCGCCGCGTCCTCGACCCCCGTCTACGGGGTCTCCACCGGCTTCGGCGCCCTCGCCGACACCTCCATCAAGCCCTCCATGCGTCACGCCCTGCAGCGCTCGCTGATCCGCTCCCACGCCGCGGGTGCCGGTCCCGAGGTCGAGACCGAGGTGGTGCGCGCCTTGATGCTGCTGCGCGCCCGCACCCTCGCCTCCGGCCGCACCGGCGTGCGCCCCGTCGTCGTCGAGACGATGCTTGCGCTGCTGAACGCGCACATCACCCCGATCGTCCACGAGTACGGCTCCCTCGGCTGCTCCGGCGACCTCGCGCCGCTGTCCCACTGCGCGATCGTGCTCATGGGGGAGGGCCGCGCCCGCGACCGCGACGGTGTGGAGCGCCCCGTCCCGGAGCTGCTCGAGGAGGCCGGGATCGAGCCGGTGCTGCTCGAGGAGAAGGAGGGCCTGGCGCTGATCAACGGCACCGACGGCATGCTCGGCATGCTGCTGATGGCGCTCGCGGACCTCGACGAGCTGGTCCGCACCGCCGACCTCACCACCGCCCTGTCCGTGCAGGGCCTGCGCGGACGCGACACCGTGTTCCGCCCCGAGCTGCACGCGCCGCTGCGCCCCCATCCCGGTCAGGAGGCGTCGGCCGCGAACATCCTCGCACTTCTCGAGGGCTCGCCGATCGTCGCCGACGTCGCCTCCGAGGGCTCCCGCGTCCAGGACGCCTACTCGCTGCGCTGCGCACCCCAGGTCGCCGGCGGCGTCCGCGACACGATCGAGCATGCCCGCACCGTCGCCCTGCGGGAGCTCGACTCCGCCATCGACAACCCCGTCGTCCTCGAGGACGGCACCGTCACCTCCAACGGCAACTTCCACGGCGCCCCCGTCGCCTACGTGCTCGACTTCCTCGCCGTCGTCTCCGCGGACCTCGCCTCCATCGCCGAGCGCCGCACCGACCGGATGCTCGACAAGTCCCGCTCCCACGGCCTGCCGCCCTTCCTCGCCGACGATCCCGGCGTGGACTCCGGCTTCATGATCGCCCAATACACCCAGGCCGGCCTCGTCTCCGAGACGAAGCGACTGGCCGTCCCCGCGAGCGTGGACTCGATCCCCTCCTCCGCCATGCAGGAGGATCACGTCTCCATGGGCTGGCACGCAGCACGCAAGCTGCGCACCAGCGTCGAGAACCTCCGCCGCGTCCTCGCGATCGAGCTGCTGACCGCCGCCCGCGCGATCGACCTCCGCGCGCCGCTGGTCCCGTCGGCCGCCTGCGCGGCCGCGATCGCCGTGCTGCGCGAGGACGTCGAGGGGCCCGGCCCGGACCGCTTCCTCGCGCCCGACATCGCCGCCGCCGAGGCGCGACTGCTGGACGGAAGCGTGCTGGCCGCCGCGAGCGAAGTGGTCGGGCCGCTGCGCTGA
- a CDS encoding SDR family oxidoreductase codes for MITGVGRRQGIGAAIARGLAEDGFDLALSFHADYDRRVLGAEADVDLLAEELRAGGRQVVLLPGDVADPAVPGRLVETATQELGRLGALVTCHCESVDSSLLDTTVESFDRHYAVNVRATWLLLKAFAKQLPLVAADGGPDSAPGGAMIALTSDHTVHNLPYGSTKAALDRLVLAGTHELADRGLRTNVVNPGPIDTGWMDDTTRKALAAATPGGRLGTTDTVADLVRFLLSEQGAWIRGQLLHSNGGFASPAL; via the coding sequence CTGATCACCGGCGTCGGCCGACGGCAGGGGATCGGTGCCGCGATCGCGCGGGGCCTCGCCGAGGACGGGTTCGACCTGGCGCTGTCCTTCCACGCCGACTACGACCGGCGCGTGCTCGGGGCGGAGGCCGACGTGGACCTTCTTGCCGAGGAGCTGCGGGCTGGCGGCCGACAGGTCGTGCTGCTGCCCGGCGACGTCGCCGACCCCGCAGTGCCGGGCCGGCTCGTCGAGACCGCGACGCAGGAGCTCGGGCGGCTCGGCGCGCTGGTCACCTGCCACTGCGAGTCGGTGGACTCCTCACTCCTGGACACCACGGTGGAGAGCTTCGACCGCCACTACGCGGTCAACGTCCGCGCGACCTGGCTGCTGCTGAAGGCCTTCGCGAAGCAGCTCCCGCTCGTCGCGGCCGACGGGGGCCCGGATTCGGCGCCCGGCGGGGCGATGATCGCCCTGACCAGCGACCACACCGTGCACAACCTGCCCTACGGGTCGACCAAGGCGGCGCTGGACCGGCTGGTGCTCGCCGGCACCCACGAGCTCGCGGACCGCGGCCTGCGCACCAATGTCGTGAACCCCGGCCCGATCGACACCGGCTGGATGGATGACACGACCCGCAAGGCCCTCGCCGCGGCGACGCCCGGCGGGCGACTGGGCACCACGGACACCGTCGCGGATCTGGTGCGCTTCCTGCTCTCGGAGCAGGGCGCCTGGATCCGGGGGCAGCTGCTGCACTCCAACGGAGGGTTCGCGTCTCCGGCGCTGTGA
- a CDS encoding TerC family protein has translation MGELHLGFEIVALVVLCAILLADLLLVLKRPHVPSMKECAAWIGFYVGLALVFAVVLFFVGGAKPSSEFVTGWLLEYSLSVDNLFVFILIMAKLQVPRKYQQEALMVGIIIALIARGLFILVGAVIIDRFVAVFYLFGLFLLYTAWKQAFEDEGDNAESPIMRVVRKFIPVSEEYDGNKIRTVVDGKKMFTPMLMVFITLGLTDVMFALDSIPAIFGVTRNPFLVFTANIFALMGLRQLYFLLGGMLDRLAYLHYGIAAILGFIGIKLLIHAIHEAPLDFIPGFHALERIPEVPIWMSLGFIVVAMGVSIIASLVAARKKDNAELEA, from the coding sequence ATGGGAGAACTCCATCTCGGGTTCGAGATCGTCGCGCTGGTCGTGCTCTGCGCGATCCTGCTCGCCGACCTCCTGCTCGTCCTCAAGCGGCCCCACGTGCCCTCCATGAAGGAGTGCGCGGCGTGGATCGGCTTCTACGTCGGCCTCGCGCTGGTGTTCGCCGTGGTGCTCTTCTTCGTGGGCGGCGCGAAGCCCTCCTCCGAGTTCGTCACCGGCTGGCTGCTCGAGTACTCCCTCAGCGTCGACAACCTCTTCGTCTTCATCCTGATCATGGCGAAGTTACAGGTGCCCAGGAAGTACCAGCAGGAAGCGCTGATGGTGGGCATCATCATCGCCCTCATCGCGCGCGGCCTGTTCATCCTGGTCGGCGCCGTGATCATCGACCGCTTCGTGGCGGTGTTCTACCTGTTCGGCCTGTTCCTGCTGTACACCGCGTGGAAGCAGGCCTTCGAGGACGAGGGCGACAACGCCGAGTCCCCGATCATGCGCGTGGTGCGGAAGTTCATCCCCGTCTCCGAGGAGTACGACGGGAACAAGATCCGCACCGTCGTGGACGGGAAGAAGATGTTCACCCCGATGCTGATGGTCTTCATCACCCTCGGCCTCACCGACGTCATGTTCGCCCTGGACTCGATCCCCGCGATCTTCGGCGTCACCCGCAACCCGTTCCTTGTCTTCACCGCGAACATCTTCGCGCTCATGGGCCTGCGCCAGCTCTACTTCCTGCTCGGCGGCATGCTGGATCGCCTGGCCTACCTGCACTACGGCATCGCCGCGATCCTCGGCTTCATCGGCATCAAGCTGCTGATCCACGCGATCCACGAGGCGCCGCTGGACTTCATCCCCGGCTTCCACGCGCTCGAGCGCATCCCCGAGGTGCCGATCTGGATGTCGCTGGGCTTCATCGTCGTCGCCATGGGCGTCTCGATCATCGCCTCGCTCGTCGCCGCCCGGAAGAAGGACAACGCCGAGCTCGAGGCCTGA
- a CDS encoding purine-cytosine permease family protein, translating to MSTTSPAPDGARSSTLVETTGIEIIAESERTARPRDLFWPWFAANVSVFGMSYGSYLLGFGISFWQATIVAVIGIIISFMLCGLVAIAGKRGSAPTMVLSRAAFGVHGQKVPGIVSWLTSIGWETSLAISAVLATATVFEILGVGAGSTVTVIAALAIATLIVGASVLGYHTIMRLQSILTWATGAMTILFMILTIPHIDLAAVLSAPSGPPQAMIGALVMVMTGFGLGWINIAADWSRYQKRSASDGSIVLWNTIGGAAAPVVLVTFGLLLAGSDPALDEAIAGDPIGALISILPLWALVPFWIVAVLTLVSGAVLGIYSSGLTLISLGIDIPRPAAAAVDGVILTAGTIWVAFFAQNFIGPFQSFLITLGVPIAAWAGILIADVLSRRADYDEQALFDPRGRYGAFDWISIGTMVVASVIGWGLVVNSFAEDAPWNNWQGYLLEPLGMGTFVEDPAGSYWDGNWAYANVGVLFALVFSFLVTWFARRSRIRAQERG from the coding sequence ATGTCCACCACGTCCCCCGCGCCGGACGGCGCCCGGTCCTCGACCCTCGTCGAGACGACCGGCATCGAGATCATCGCCGAGTCCGAGCGGACCGCCCGGCCCCGCGATCTGTTCTGGCCCTGGTTCGCCGCGAACGTCTCCGTGTTCGGCATGAGCTACGGCTCCTACCTGCTCGGATTCGGCATCAGCTTCTGGCAGGCCACGATCGTCGCCGTCATCGGCATCATCATCAGCTTCATGCTGTGCGGGCTGGTCGCGATCGCCGGCAAGCGCGGCTCCGCGCCGACGATGGTGCTCTCCCGCGCCGCGTTCGGCGTGCACGGGCAGAAGGTGCCCGGCATCGTCTCGTGGCTGACGTCGATCGGCTGGGAGACGTCGCTGGCGATCTCCGCCGTGCTCGCCACCGCCACCGTGTTCGAGATCCTCGGCGTCGGCGCGGGCAGCACCGTCACCGTCATCGCGGCGCTCGCGATCGCGACGCTGATCGTGGGTGCCTCCGTGCTCGGCTACCACACGATCATGAGGCTGCAGTCGATCCTCACCTGGGCGACCGGCGCGATGACCATCCTGTTCATGATCCTCACCATCCCCCACATCGACCTCGCCGCGGTGCTGTCCGCCCCGTCCGGTCCGCCGCAGGCGATGATCGGTGCGCTCGTGATGGTGATGACCGGCTTCGGGCTGGGCTGGATCAACATCGCCGCGGACTGGTCGCGCTACCAGAAGCGCTCCGCGTCCGACGGCTCCATCGTCCTGTGGAACACGATCGGCGGCGCGGCCGCCCCGGTGGTGCTGGTGACCTTCGGCCTGCTGCTGGCCGGCTCGGACCCGGCGCTGGACGAGGCGATCGCTGGCGACCCCATCGGCGCGCTGATCTCGATCCTGCCGCTGTGGGCGCTGGTGCCGTTCTGGATCGTCGCCGTGCTGACCCTGGTCTCCGGCGCGGTGCTCGGCATCTACTCCTCGGGCCTGACCCTGATCAGCCTCGGCATCGACATCCCCCGCCCCGCCGCCGCGGCGGTGGACGGCGTGATCCTCACGGCCGGCACGATCTGGGTGGCGTTCTTCGCCCAGAACTTCATCGGCCCCTTCCAGAGCTTCCTGATCACCCTCGGCGTGCCGATCGCCGCCTGGGCCGGCATCCTCATCGCCGACGTCCTCTCCCGCCGCGCCGACTACGACGAGCAGGCGCTGTTCGATCCGCGCGGGCGGTACGGCGCCTTCGACTGGATCTCCATCGGCACCATGGTCGTCGCCTCCGTGATCGGCTGGGGCCTGGTGGTGAACTCCTTCGCGGAGGACGCACCGTGGAACAACTGGCAGGGCTACCTGCTGGAGCCGCTGGGCATGGGCACCTTCGTCGAGGACCCGGCCGGCTCCTACTGGGACGGCAACTGGGCGTACGCGAACGTGGGCGTGCTCTTCGCGCTGGTGTTCTCGTTCCTGGTCACCTGGTTCGCCCGACGCTCGCGGATCCGGGCGCAGGAGCGGGGCTGA
- a CDS encoding DNA-binding protein has translation MAANEPVTAIAGERQVTCTHCGEVWFWSRRVVMSSSSASLFNLDGFSPTVIQLSCTRCGKVELFQPDALLTRGASA, from the coding sequence ATGGCGGCGAACGAGCCGGTCACCGCGATCGCTGGCGAGCGCCAGGTCACCTGCACGCACTGCGGCGAGGTCTGGTTCTGGTCGCGGCGGGTGGTCATGTCCAGCAGCTCGGCGTCGCTGTTCAACCTGGACGGGTTCAGCCCCACGGTCATCCAGCTCTCCTGCACCCGCTGCGGGAAGGTCGAGCTGTTCCAGCCCGACGCCCTGCTGACGCGCGGAGCCTCGGCGTGA
- a CDS encoding cysteine hydrolase family protein, translated as MDSTVSPPWLLIVDPQRVFADPGSDWASPFWDEAWEKIRELAAHIGPERTVISRWLPTADRDTAWGDYFRVWPFADVPAEDPLYDLVDGAAELTAHPTVDEPTFGKWGPQLAARIGAAPGTTPHLLVTGVSTDCCVISSVLPAADAGARVTVVTDACAASTAQNGAAALHTMGLFGPQVDLRTSAEVLAAGEDHAGGER; from the coding sequence ATGGACAGCACCGTCTCCCCGCCCTGGCTGCTGATCGTCGACCCGCAGCGGGTCTTCGCCGACCCCGGCTCCGACTGGGCCTCCCCCTTCTGGGACGAGGCCTGGGAGAAGATCCGTGAGCTCGCCGCGCACATCGGTCCCGAGCGGACGGTGATCAGCCGCTGGCTGCCCACCGCGGACCGGGACACCGCCTGGGGCGACTATTTCCGCGTCTGGCCCTTCGCGGACGTTCCGGCCGAGGATCCGCTGTACGACCTCGTCGACGGGGCCGCGGAGCTCACCGCCCACCCCACCGTGGACGAGCCGACCTTCGGCAAATGGGGACCGCAGCTCGCGGCCCGGATCGGCGCGGCACCCGGCACCACCCCGCACCTGCTGGTCACCGGGGTGTCCACCGACTGCTGCGTGATCTCCTCGGTGCTCCCCGCGGCGGACGCCGGCGCCCGGGTCACGGTGGTCACCGACGCCTGCGCCGCCTCGACTGCGCAGAACGGCGCCGCCGCCCTGCACACGATGGGACTGTTCGGCCCACAGGTGGACCTGCGCACGAGCGCCGAGGTGCTCGCCGCGGGCGAGGATCATGCGGGAGGGGAGCGGTGA
- the hutU gene encoding urocanate hydratase — MSLPGARPVRAPRGTTLSAKSWQTEAPLRMLMNNLDPEVAERPDDLVVYGGTGRAARSWEAFDAIVDTLKDLEDDETLLVQSGKPVGVLRTNEWAPRVLIANSNLVPDWANWPEFRRLESEGLTMYGQMTAGSWIYIATQGILQGTYETFAAVGKKRFGGSLFGTITLTGGCGGMGGAQPLAVTLNGGVCLIADVDRTRLERRVHKRYLDEIATDLDDAIVRANRAKEEGRALSIGIVGNAAEVFPALLERHRAGDVHIDVVTDQTSAHDPLSYLPTEVALEDWQREAEADPEGFTKKSREAMARQVKAMVEFQDEGAEVFDYGNSIRDEARHAGYDRAFEFPGFVPAYIRPLFCEGLGPFRWVALSGDPNDIAVTDAALKELFPENEHLHRWLDGAAEKVEFEGLPARICWLGYGERHKAGMLFNDLVRDGKVKAPIVIGRDHLDSGSVASPYRETEAMLDGSDAISDWPLLNALTAASSGATWVSLHHGGGVGIGRSQHAGQVGLADGTDLARRKLERLLTNDPAMGVIRHVDAGYSRADEVAHERGVRVPMTPTRRD, encoded by the coding sequence ATGTCCCTCCCCGGAGCCCGCCCCGTCCGCGCCCCGCGCGGCACGACCCTCTCCGCCAAGTCCTGGCAGACCGAGGCCCCGCTGCGCATGCTCATGAACAACCTCGACCCCGAGGTCGCCGAGCGCCCCGACGACCTGGTCGTCTACGGCGGCACCGGCCGCGCCGCCCGCTCCTGGGAGGCGTTCGACGCGATCGTCGACACCCTGAAGGACCTCGAGGACGACGAGACGCTGCTGGTCCAGTCCGGCAAGCCCGTCGGCGTGCTGCGCACCAACGAGTGGGCGCCGCGCGTGCTCATCGCCAACTCCAACCTCGTCCCCGACTGGGCGAACTGGCCGGAGTTCCGGCGCCTGGAGTCCGAGGGCCTGACCATGTACGGCCAGATGACCGCCGGGTCCTGGATCTACATCGCCACCCAGGGCATCCTCCAGGGCACCTACGAGACCTTCGCCGCGGTCGGCAAGAAGCGCTTCGGCGGCAGCCTCTTCGGCACCATCACCCTCACCGGCGGCTGCGGCGGCATGGGCGGTGCCCAGCCCCTCGCCGTCACCCTCAACGGCGGCGTCTGCCTCATCGCCGACGTGGACCGCACCCGCCTCGAGCGCCGCGTCCACAAGCGCTACCTCGACGAGATCGCCACCGACCTCGACGACGCGATCGTGCGCGCCAATCGCGCCAAGGAGGAGGGCCGCGCGCTCTCCATCGGCATCGTCGGCAACGCCGCGGAGGTCTTCCCTGCCCTGCTCGAGCGCCACCGCGCCGGCGACGTGCACATCGACGTGGTCACCGACCAGACCTCCGCCCACGACCCGCTGAGCTACCTGCCCACCGAGGTCGCGCTCGAGGACTGGCAGCGCGAGGCCGAGGCCGACCCCGAGGGCTTCACCAAGAAGTCCCGCGAGGCGATGGCCCGCCAGGTCAAGGCCATGGTCGAGTTCCAGGACGAGGGCGCGGAGGTCTTCGACTACGGCAACTCCATCCGCGACGAGGCCCGCCATGCCGGCTACGACCGCGCCTTCGAGTTCCCCGGCTTCGTCCCCGCCTACATCCGTCCCCTGTTCTGCGAGGGCCTCGGCCCGTTCCGCTGGGTGGCGCTGTCCGGCGACCCCAACGACATCGCCGTCACCGACGCCGCGCTGAAGGAGCTGTTCCCCGAAAACGAGCACCTGCACCGCTGGCTCGACGGCGCGGCGGAGAAGGTCGAGTTCGAGGGCCTGCCCGCCCGCATCTGCTGGCTCGGCTACGGCGAGCGGCACAAGGCCGGGATGCTCTTCAACGACCTGGTCCGCGACGGGAAGGTCAAGGCCCCCATCGTCATCGGCCGCGACCACCTCGACTCCGGCTCCGTCGCCTCCCCGTACCGCGAGACCGAGGCGATGCTCGACGGCTCCGACGCGATCTCCGACTGGCCGCTGCTGAACGCGCTGACCGCCGCGAGCTCGGGCGCGACCTGGGTGTCCCTGCACCACGGCGGCGGCGTCGGCATCGGCCGCTCCCAGCACGCCGGCCAGGTGGGCCTCGCCGACGGCACCGACCTCGCCCGCCGCAAGCTCGAGCGCCTGCTCACCAACGACCCCGCCATGGGCGTGATCCGCCACGTCGACGCCGGCTACTCGCGGGCCGACGAGGTCGCCCACGAGCGCGGCGTCCGCGTCCCCATGACCCCCACCCGGCGGGACTGA